A window of Rhinolophus ferrumequinum isolate MPI-CBG mRhiFer1 chromosome X, mRhiFer1_v1.p, whole genome shotgun sequence contains these coding sequences:
- the LOC117019516 gene encoding melanoma-associated antigen B4-like, translated as MPRGHKSKLRAREKRRHDRAQTQGLKDAQAAPAVKEEAVSSSSLACWDGPSTSAVGGTVPAPPSVPATTSAAADVSCKRSDGRGRSRVTKSKNSSRASTSTESSGQDLLDRKAGMLVQFLLYKYKMNEPVRKADMLKIIHKRYREQFPEILGKASVSLDLIFGLEMKEVKPNSHSYTLVCNTDDLGRGSLSSAWQFPPRGILMPLLGVIFLRHNSAPEEDIWEILNMWGIYDGKRHVIFGEPRKLIEDLVKEKYLECRQVPYSDPPSFEFLWGSRAHAEISKMKVLEFLSKINGTTPSDFPCHYEQALRDEEQRARATAATMAGTASKSSGVPRATSSR; from the coding sequence ATGCCTCGTGGTCACAAGAGTAAGCTCCGTGCTCGTGAGAAACGCCGCCATGACAGAGCTCAGACCCAAGGTCTTAAGGATGCCCAGGCAGCTCCTGCAGTGAAAGAAGAGGCCGTTTCATCCTCCTCTCTTGCTTGTTGGGATGGGCCCTCCACCTCCGCTGTGGGTGGCACTGTCCCGGCGCCTCCGAGTGTCCCAGCCACCACCAGTGCTGCTGCAGATGTTTCCTGCAAAAGGTCTGATGGACGTGGCAGGAGCCGTGTTACTAAAAGTAAGAATTCCTCCCGGGCCTCTACTTCCACTGAGAGCTCTGGCCAAGATCTTCTAGATAGGAAAGCGGGTATGTTGGTGCAGTTCCTGCTGTATAAGTATAAAATGAATGAGCCCGTGAGGAAGGCAGACATGCTGAAGATTATCCACAAAAGGTACAGGGAGCAATTCCCTGAGATCCTCGGGAAGGCCTCTGTGAGCTTGGATCTGATCTTTGGCTTAGAAATGAAGGAAGTCAAGCCCAACAGTCACTCCTATACCCTGGTCTGCAACACAGATGATCTCGGCAGAGGGAGTCTGAGCAGCGCCTGGCAATTTCCTCCAAGAGGGATTCTGATGCCTCTCCTGGGTGTGATCTTTCTGCGTCACAACAGCGCCCCTGAGGAGGACATCTGGGAAATCCTGAATATGTGGGGAATCTATGACGGAAAGAGGCACGTCATCTTCGGGGAGCCCAGGAAGCTCATCGAAGATTTGGTGAAGGAAAAGTACCTGGAGTGCCGGCAGGTGCCCTACAGTGATCCTCCATCCTTTGAATTCCTCTGGGGTTCAAGAGCCCATGCTGAGATCAGCAAGATGAAAGTGCTGGAGTTTTTGTCCAAGATCAATGGTACCACCCCCAGTGACTTTCCATGTCATTATGAACAGGCTTTGAGAGATGAGGAACAGAGAGCCCGGGCCACTGCTGCCACCATGGCTGGCACTGCCTCCAAGTCCAGTGGGGTCCCCAGGGCCACATCCAGCCGCTAA